The Pseudomonas sp. GD03919 region GTCGTCGCGCACCTTGAGCAGCTTGACGCCGCCCTGCTCGACGTCGACATCGATACGCCGCGCACCGGAGTCCAGGCTGTTTTCCAGCAGTTCCTTGGCGACCGAAGCCGGACGCTCGACCACCTCGCCCGCAGCGATCTGGTTGGCCAGGCGCGGGCTGAGCAAATGAATACGGGACATGACACTCACTACTGGGCTGCCAGCGCTGTGGCGGGTATCTGCAATGTCTGGCCGACCTTGATCACGTCACCATTGAGCTTATTGGCACTGCGCAAGGCGGCCAGGCTGATCTGATAACGCTGAGCGATCAGCGCCAGGCTTTCGCCGCGCGCCACCACATGCTCGCGCGGGCCGGCGACGATCTTGCCTTCGTCACGCAGCCAGGCAACGTAGGTGCCGGGCGGCGGATTCTCGTGGAAGAACTGCTTGATCCCGGTGGTAATGGAGCGCGCCAGTGCCTGCTGATGGCTGGCAGTGTGCAGCTTCTTCGCCTCATTGGGATTGGAGATGAACCCGGTTTCCACCAGGATCGAAGGAATATCCGGCGACTTCAGCACCATGAACCCTGCTTGCTCGACGCGCCGCTTGTGCAGCGGGGTGATGCTGCTCATGTTCGACAACACCTTCTGCCCGACATTCAGGCTGGAAGACAGCGACGCAGTCATCGACAGGTCCAGCAGCACGCCGGCGAGCATCTTGTCCTTGTCGTCGAGACTGACGTTGCCGGCACCGCCGATCAGGTCAGACTGGTTCTCGGCATCGGCCAGCCAGCGAGCGGTCTCGGAGGTTGCTCCGCGCTCGGACAAGGCATAGACCGACGCACCAAAGGCCGAAGCGCGCGGCGCTGCATCGGCATGAATGGACACGAACAGATCCGCGCCCTTCTTGCGCGCAATCTCGGTGCGCTTGCGCAGTGGAATGAAGTAATCCCCCGTGCGTACCAACTCGCCGCGAAAGCCTTTCTCGGCATTGATCTGTCGCTGCAATTCCCTGGAAATGGCCAAGGTCACGTTCTTCTCGTACTGCCCTTTGACCGGCGACAACGCACCCGGGTCCTCACCACCATGGCCGGCATCGATGGCGACGACGATATCGCGCTTGCCATTGGGCACAGGCGTCAACTTCGGTGGTGGCTGGGTTGGCGTTACCGGCGCAGGAGGTGCGCTGGCGGCAATGCTGGGCGCCTGCGTGGCGGGTGGCGCACTGCCCTGATCGAACAAATCGACCACCAGGCGATGGCCATATTGCTGATTGGGCGCGAGGGTAAAGCTCTTTGGCGACACCGGCGCCGACAAATCGATGACCACGCGCAGGTCATCAGCGCTGCGCTGGGCCGAGCGCACACCGGTAATCGGGGTGTTGGCCAGCGAAAGTTGCTCGAGACTGGTAGCCAACTTGGCGCCACTGACGTCGATAACGATGCGATCAGGTGCGGCAAGGGTGAACACGCTGTGCTGTACCGGGCCAGACAGATCGAAGACCAGACGGGTATTGTCCGGGGCACGCCACAGACGCACGCTCCGTATATCGGAGGCAGCCAGGGCCTCGGCAGCCAGGGCCGCCAACAACACCCCCACAGCGGTAACCAGCGCGCCTATGCGCATAACCAACCCCATCGCTTCTTATTCATTGCTTGCCGCTCAGGGC contains the following coding sequences:
- a CDS encoding N-acetylmuramoyl-L-alanine amidase, yielding MGLVMRIGALVTAVGVLLAALAAEALAASDIRSVRLWRAPDNTRLVFDLSGPVQHSVFTLAAPDRIVIDVSGAKLATSLEQLSLANTPITGVRSAQRSADDLRVVIDLSAPVSPKSFTLAPNQQYGHRLVVDLFDQGSAPPATQAPSIAASAPPAPVTPTQPPPKLTPVPNGKRDIVVAIDAGHGGEDPGALSPVKGQYEKNVTLAISRELQRQINAEKGFRGELVRTGDYFIPLRKRTEIARKKGADLFVSIHADAAPRASAFGASVYALSERGATSETARWLADAENQSDLIGGAGNVSLDDKDKMLAGVLLDLSMTASLSSSLNVGQKVLSNMSSITPLHKRRVEQAGFMVLKSPDIPSILVETGFISNPNEAKKLHTASHQQALARSITTGIKQFFHENPPPGTYVAWLRDEGKIVAGPREHVVARGESLALIAQRYQISLAALRSANKLNGDVIKVGQTLQIPATALAAQ